In Mus caroli chromosome 9, CAROLI_EIJ_v1.1, whole genome shotgun sequence, a single window of DNA contains:
- the Ppcdc gene encoding phosphopantothenoylcysteine decarboxylase isoform X1, which produces MEPKAPCPAAVPSEERKFRVLVGVTGSVAALKLPLLVSKLLDIPGLEVTVVTTERAKHFYSPQDVPVTLYSDADEWEMWKRRSDPVLHIDLRRWADLMLVAPLDANTLGKVASGICDNLLTCVIRAWDLNKPLLFCPAMNTAMWEHPLTAQQVAQLKAFGYVEIPCVSKKLVCGDQGLGAMAEVETIVAKVQAVLSQHGSIQQS; this is translated from the exons ATGGAACCAAAGGCCCCATGCCCAGCTGCCGTCCCCTCAGAGGAGAGGAAGTTCCGTGTTCTTGTGGGCGTCACTGGAAGCGTGGCCGCTCTGAAGCTGCCTCTCCTGGTATCTAAGCTTTTGGACATTCCTGGG CTGGAAGTCACAGTGGTAACAACAGAGAGAGCCAAACATTTCTACAGCCCTCAGGATGTCCCCGTCACCCTCTACAGTGACGCTGATGAATGGGAG ATGTGGAAACGCCGTTCTGACCCAGTTCTCCACATTGACCTGCGGAGGTGGGCTGACCTCATGCTAGTGGCTCCCCTCGATGCCAACACTCTGGGGAAGGTGGCCAGTGGCATCTGTGACAATTTGCTT ACCTGTGTCATCCGGGCCTGGGATCTAAACAAGCCCCTACTCTTCTGCCCCGCCATGAACACTGCCATGTGGGAGCATCCTCTCACCGCACAGCAGGTGGCCCAGCTCAAGGCCTTTGGCTACGTGGAGATTCCCTGTGTGAGCAAGAAGCTGGTGTGTGGAGACCAAG GTCTAGGAGCCATGGCTGAAGTGGAGACCATTGTGGCTAAGGTGCAGGCCGTGCTCTCccagcatggtagcatccagcaGAGTTGA
- the Ppcdc gene encoding phosphopantothenoylcysteine decarboxylase isoform X2 encodes MEPKAPCPAAVPSEERKFRVLVGVTGSVAALKLPLLVSKLLDIPGMWKRRSDPVLHIDLRRWADLMLVAPLDANTLGKVASGICDNLLTCVIRAWDLNKPLLFCPAMNTAMWEHPLTAQQVAQLKAFGYVEIPCVSKKLVCGDQGLGAMAEVETIVAKVQAVLSQHGSIQQS; translated from the exons ATGGAACCAAAGGCCCCATGCCCAGCTGCCGTCCCCTCAGAGGAGAGGAAGTTCCGTGTTCTTGTGGGCGTCACTGGAAGCGTGGCCGCTCTGAAGCTGCCTCTCCTGGTATCTAAGCTTTTGGACATTCCTGGG ATGTGGAAACGCCGTTCTGACCCAGTTCTCCACATTGACCTGCGGAGGTGGGCTGACCTCATGCTAGTGGCTCCCCTCGATGCCAACACTCTGGGGAAGGTGGCCAGTGGCATCTGTGACAATTTGCTT ACCTGTGTCATCCGGGCCTGGGATCTAAACAAGCCCCTACTCTTCTGCCCCGCCATGAACACTGCCATGTGGGAGCATCCTCTCACCGCACAGCAGGTGGCCCAGCTCAAGGCCTTTGGCTACGTGGAGATTCCCTGTGTGAGCAAGAAGCTGGTGTGTGGAGACCAAG GTCTAGGAGCCATGGCTGAAGTGGAGACCATTGTGGCTAAGGTGCAGGCCGTGCTCTCccagcatggtagcatccagcaGAGTTGA
- the Ppcdc gene encoding phosphopantothenoylcysteine decarboxylase isoform X3, with amino-acid sequence MWKRRSDPVLHIDLRRWADLMLVAPLDANTLGKVASGICDNLLTCVIRAWDLNKPLLFCPAMNTAMWEHPLTAQQVAQLKAFGYVEIPCVSKKLVCGDQGLGAMAEVETIVAKVQAVLSQHGSIQQS; translated from the exons ATGTGGAAACGCCGTTCTGACCCAGTTCTCCACATTGACCTGCGGAGGTGGGCTGACCTCATGCTAGTGGCTCCCCTCGATGCCAACACTCTGGGGAAGGTGGCCAGTGGCATCTGTGACAATTTGCTT ACCTGTGTCATCCGGGCCTGGGATCTAAACAAGCCCCTACTCTTCTGCCCCGCCATGAACACTGCCATGTGGGAGCATCCTCTCACCGCACAGCAGGTGGCCCAGCTCAAGGCCTTTGGCTACGTGGAGATTCCCTGTGTGAGCAAGAAGCTGGTGTGTGGAGACCAAG GTCTAGGAGCCATGGCTGAAGTGGAGACCATTGTGGCTAAGGTGCAGGCCGTGCTCTCccagcatggtagcatccagcaGAGTTGA